In Prunus dulcis chromosome 1, ALMONDv2, whole genome shotgun sequence, the following are encoded in one genomic region:
- the LOC117638144 gene encoding BTB/POZ domain-containing protein At1g21780-like, with amino-acid sequence MADSKVETISRLAQWRIENFGPCSYKRSDPFKLGIWNWHFSIEKNRYLYIRLFPEPSRVSKEQPPLARFVLRVSSSGPGRRPYISPVHERLLRTSDDFVWPVDSTFLGRFIIDVEFLDLKICPLNGGEASPVWPADGLMQSVSTQSTLRCLSRMLDEGIHADVTINTAEGTLRAHKAILSATSPVFQSMFNHDLKEKESSTIHIKDMSLESCMALLSYLYGTIKQENFWKHRLALLGAANKYDIADLKDACEESLLEDINSTNVLARLQEAWLYQLNMLKKGCLTYLFDFGKIYDVRDEVNDFFRHADRDLMMEMFQEVLTVWKPL; translated from the exons ATGGCCGATTCAAAAGTAGAGACGATCTCAAGACTTGCCCAATGGAGAATCGAGAATTTCGGGCCTTGCTCTTACAAAAGGTCCGATCCTTTCAAGCTCGGAATTTGGAATTG GCATTTTTCTATAGAGAAGAATCGGTACCTCTACATTCGTTTGTTTCCAGAGCCATCTCGTGTGTCCAAAGAACAGCCTCCTCTTGCTCGCTTTGTTCTTAGAGTCTCCAGTTCCGGCCCTGGCCGCAGACCCTACATCTCTCCTG TTCATGAAAGACTGCTTCGCACAAGTGACGACTTTGTCTGGCCTGTTGATTCCACCTTCCTTGGTCGCTTCATCATTGATGTTGAGTTTCTTGACTTGAAGATATGCCCTTTAAAT GGTGGGGAGGCGAGTCCTGTATGGCCTGCCGATGGATTGATGCAATCCGTATCAACCCAAAGCACTCTCCGATGCCTCTCTCGCATGCTTGATGAGGGCATCCATGCTGATGTCACTATCAACACTGCTGAAGGCACTTTAAGAGCTCACAAAGCAATTCTTTCTGCAACTTCTCCTGTGTTCCAAAGCATGTTCAATCACGACCTTAAGGAAAAAGAGTCCTCCACAATCCACATAAAAGACATGTCCCTGGAATCTTGTATGGCTCTTCTCAGTTACCTGTATGGAACCATTAAACAAGAGAATTTCTGGAAGCACCGGTTGGCACTTCTAGGTGCGGCGAACAAATATGACATTGCAGACCTAAAAGATGCCTGTGAGGAAAGCCTTCTGGAAGATATTAACTCCACAAATGTCCTTGCGAGATTGCAAGAGGCCTGGTTGTACCAGCTGAATATGCTGAAGAAAGGATGCTTGACGTACTTGTTTGATTTTGGCAAAATATACGATGTTAGAGACGAAGTAAACGACTTTTTCAGGCATGCAGACAGAGACTTGATGATGGAAATGTTTCAAGAGGTGCTTACTGTTTGGAAGCCTTTATAA